Proteins encoded in a region of the Tripterygium wilfordii isolate XIE 37 chromosome 21, ASM1340144v1, whole genome shotgun sequence genome:
- the LOC119988637 gene encoding protein SMAX1-LIKE 3-like — MRAGICSVQQALTVEAASLVKQAVTLAKRRGHSQVTPLHVASAMLASSNSLFRRACLQSHSHPLQCKALELSFNVALNRLPTSASSPFLGPPSSYPSFSNALVAAFKRAQAHQRRGSIENQQQPILALKIELEELVISILDDPSISRVMREAGFSRTHVKSKVEQAVSLEICSPNPLISKQSNENPHFKPQVGVGANVSQFMPFSPFGSPINRPIDQARNDDVMCVLNSLLNKKRNTIVIGECLAKTESVIRGVMEKFERGNVPGELKYVQFISLPLLSLRNLSKMEVEQKLVELRCLVKSYIGGGVILYLGDLNWVSEFWSNYGDKKRNYYCLVEHIIMEIKRLMHGIGETRKLWLMGIANFRTYIQCQTGHPSLETIWELHPLTIPVGSLSLTLSLDSDSKHQFRSNASADGFTWPPLEAGALDKHLTRYTEGSAKLKGEAQSIQNLESVTSTPTRTSSSLPSWLQKYKDETKRNTTRDQECGNVCDLYKKLSSFGGSSPSTTSISSCKRKTCNLQQTQLSWPVIFESKELPQEHQFWVSEANDDGCESKLNPKPDLLSNPNSSPNSASSSEATDDVEGLKSFKEFNTDNLKTLCTCLEKRVPWQMDIIPVIAETILQCRSGISQNKLNHREGKEETWMVFLGNDFEGKETIARELARLVFGSSGNFVSISLSNSSSPRVGSSDESKNKRAIDEPGTNCLESFGLALNENPHRVFFIENVDQINHSAQKGIKQAIETGKVTLPGGETVPLMDSIVIFSFQSFSSVSRACSPTKRQKMDEGKEDEDEGHTEEKCQNIPLDLNVATETDKGDEDSVADTGILESVDRQFVFKIQNL; from the exons ATGAGAGCAGGAATTTGCAGTGTACAACAGGCTCTAACTGTTGAGGCTGCAAGCCTAGTTAAACAAGCAGTTACTCTTGCTAAGCGGCGAGGCCATTCCCAAGTTACTCCTCTTCATGTTGCAAGCGCTATGCTTGCATCTTCAAACAGTCTTTTTAGAAGAGCTTGCCTTCAATCCCACTCTCACCCTCTCCAATGCAAGGCCTTAGAGCTTAGTTTCAATGTCGCACTTAATCGACTACCGACATCAGCTTCAAGCCCTTTCTTAGGGCCTCCCTCATCTTATCCTTCTTTCTCCAATGCCTTAGTTGCCGCCTTTAAGCGTGCTCAGGCTCACCAAAGGCGTGGCTCGATTGAAAACCAGCAACAACCAATTCTAGCTTTGAAAATAGAGTTAGAAGAGCTTGTTATTTCAATCCTAGATGACCCAAGTATCAGTAGAGTCATGAGAGAAGCAGGTTTCTCTAGGACCCATGTTAAGAGCAAAGTAGAACAAGCAGTTTCGTTGGAGATATGTTCTCCAAATCCTCTTATTAGTAAACAATCCAATGAAAATCCCCATTTCAAACCTCAGGTTGGTGTTGGTGCTAATGTGTCTCAATTTATGCCTTTTAGTCCCTTTGGTTCCCCCATAAATAgaccaatagatcaagcaagGAATGATGATGTAATGTGTGTCTTGAACTCTTTATTGAACAAGAAGAGAAACACTATTGTCATAGGAGAGTGTCTAGCTAAAACAGAGAGTGTAATAAGAGGAGTGATGGAGAAGTTTGAGAGAGGAAATGTTCCAGGAGAGTTGAAGTATGTGCAGTTTATAAGCCTTCCTCTTTTGAGCTTAAGAAATTTGTCAAAAATGGAGGTTGAGCAGAAGCTGGTGGAACTCAGGTGCCTTGTCAAAAGCTACATAGGTGGAGGGGTGATTTTATATTTGGGAGATCTCAACTGGGTGTCTGAGTTTTGGTCAAACTATGGTGACAAAAAGAGAAACTACTATTGCCTTGTGGAGCACATTATCATGGAGATCAAAAGATTGATGCATGGAATTGGGGAAACTAGGAAATTGTGGCTCATGGGGATCGCAAATTTTCGGACTTACATTCAATGCCAAACCGGCCATCCTTCATTGGAGACTATTTGGGAACTTCATCCTCTCACAATCCCAGTTGGGAGCTTGAGCCTAACTCTCAGTCTTGACAG TGATTCCAAACATCAGTTCAGAAGCAATGCTTCTGCTGATGGGTTTACTTGGCCACCGCTTGAAGCAGGAGCACTTGACAAGCACCTAACTCGATACACTGAAGGCTCTGCTAAATTAAAAGGGGAGGCTCAGAGTATCCAAAATCTAGAGTCTGTCACCAGCACTCCCACTCGCACAAGTTCCAGTTTGCCTTCATGGCTTCAGAAGTACAAGGATGAGACCAAAAGAAACACTACCAGAGATCAG GAATGTGGGAATGTATGCGATCTCTACAAGAAATTGAGCTCATTTGGTGGCTCATCTCCTTCGACCACTTCAATATCTTCTTGCAAGCGCAAGACCTGCAACTTGCAACAGACCCAACTTAGTTGGCCAGTCATTTTTGAGTCGAAGGAGTTACCTCAAGAACACCAGTTTTGGGTTTCAGAAGCTAATGATGACGGCTGTGAAAGCAAGTTGAATCCTAAACCAGACCTTCTATCAAATCCTAACTCTAGCCCGAACTCAGCTTCTTCGAGTGAAGCAACAGATGATGTGGAAGGCCTTAAAAGCTTCAAGGAGTTCAATACTGACAACTTGAAGACTCTTTGCACGTGTTTGGAGAAAAGGGTTCCATGGCAGATGGATATTATTCCTGTAATTGCAGAAACCATACTTCAATGCAGGTCTGGTATTAGCCAAAACAAGTTAAATCACAGGGAGGGTAAGGAAGAAACTTGGATGGTTTTCTTGGGAAATGATTTTGAAGGAAAGGAGACCATAGCAAGGGAGCTAGCTAGACTAGTTTTTGGGTCTTCTGGCAACTTTGTTTCAATCTCTCTAAGCAATTCCTCATCACCAAGAGTTGGTTCAAGTGATGaatccaaaaacaaaagagcaatAGATGAACCAGGTACCAATTGTCTTGAGAGTTTTGGTCTGGCCTTGAATGAGAATCCTCATAGAGTATTTTTCATCGAAAATGTAGACCAAATTAACCATTCTGCTCAAAAGGGTATTAAACAAGCAATCGAAACAGGAAAAGTCACGCTTCCCGGTGGTGAAACTGTGCCTCTTATGGATTCCATTGTTATTTTCAGTTTTCAAAGCTTCAGTTCTGTCTCAAGAGCCTGCTCTCCCACTAAAAGGCAAAAAATGGATGAggggaaagaagatgaagatgaaggtcACACAGAAGAAAAATGCCAAAACATTCCTCTTGACTTGAATGTTGCCACTGAAACTGACAAAGGAGATGAAGATTCAGTTGCAGACACTGGAATACTGGAATCTGTGGATAGGcagtttgtttttaaaattcagAATCTGTAA
- the LOC119989984 gene encoding pentatricopeptide repeat-containing protein At5g04780, mitochondrial, with protein sequence MQISTTRTNCKRFTRNFWFHYKSFSAAANAPTEENLVWVGTSATAKVSYLHALLQFCARERLPMEGKACHAQILHIGLQNNALTSNILTNLYSKCSLIEWARTVFDKMPERTLVSWNTMIGSYAQNGQEEEALGLFVEMQRVGDGLSEFTLSSVLCACAAKCDVLECKQLHCFSIKAAMDSDIFVGTALLDLYAKCGLVNCATQIFDCMPERNAVTWSSMVAGYVQNELYEEALLLFHKGQMIGLEYSQFTISSVISACAGLAAMIQGTQVHGVVCKTGFGSNNFVASSLIEMYARCGCVRDSYVCFSCVEGKNIVLWNSIISGFAKHACSIEAMVLFEKMQQTGMRPDEVTYLSVLTACSHMGLVEKGWRYFDLMIREHHLPPNVLHYSCMVDILGRAGLIREAYELIEKMPFDATTSTWGSLLASSRNYGNVEFAEIAAKHLFEMEPNNAGNHVLLSNTYAANKKWDEVVRARKLLKESEAMKDKGMSWIEIKDNVHTFIVGGRNHPRIADIYLELDRLLDDMKKLGHQTEIAYDLHHVEDTRKQELLRHHSEKLALTFGLMCLPPGVPIRIMKNLRICGDCHTFMKLASKITGREIIVRDVNRFHHFKSGCCSCREFW encoded by the coding sequence ATGCAAATCTCGACTACTAGGACGAACTGTAAGAGATTTACAAGGAACTTTTGGTTTCATTACAAGAGCTTCTCAGCCGCAGCAAATGCTCCAACGGAGGAAAATCTTGTTTGGGTGGGCACCAGTGCCACGGCAAAAGTTTCATATTTACATGCCCTCCTGCAGTTTTGTGCAAGAGAGAGATTACCCATGGAGGGAAAAGCATGCCATGCACAGATTCTCCATATTGGGTTACAGAATAACGCTTTAACGTCAAATATTTTGACGAACTTGTATTCAAAATGTAGTCTTATTGAGTGGGCTCGCACGGTGTTTGACAAAATGCCTGAGAGAACATTGGTTTCATGGAATACAATGATTGGTTCGTATGCCCAAAATGGGCAGGAGGAAGAAGCTTTAGGTCTATTCGTGGAGATGCAAAGAGTAGGTGATGGACTTAGTGAATTCACACTCTCGAGTGTTCTTTGCGCTTGTGCGGCAAAATGTGATGTCTTGGAGTGTAAACAATTGCATTGTTTTTCCATTAAGGCTGCAATGGATTCCGATATTTTTGTGGGGACTGCATTGCTTGATCTTTATGCCAAATGTGGTTTGGTGAATTGTGCAACTCAGATATTTGATTGCATGCCAGAGAGGAATGCGGTCACATGGAGTTCCATGGTGGCAGGGTATGTGCAAAATGAGCTTTATGAGGAGGCTTTGTTGTTGTTCCACAAGGGTCAGATGATTGGGCTGGAATATAGCCAGTTTACAATATCGTCTGTTATTTCTGCCTGTGCAGGCCTGGCAGCCATGATTCAAGGGACTCAGGTTCATGGTGTTGTGTGTAAAACTGGATTTGGTTCTAATAACTTTGTTGCTTCCTCTCTTATAGAAATGTATGCTAGATGTGGCTGTGTTAGAGACTcgtatgtttgtttttcttgtgtAGAAGGGAAGAACATTGTTCTTTGGAATTCAATAATCTCTGGGTTTGCTAAACATGCTTGCTCCATTGAGGCAAtggttttatttgaaaaaatgCAGCAGACGGGTATGCGCCCAGATGAAGTGACATACCTTTCTGTGTTAACTGCATGTAGCCATATGGGTTTGGTTGAAAAGGGATGGAGATATTTTGACCTCATGATTAGAGAGCACCATTTGCCACCCAATGTCCTCCACTACTCATGCATGGTTGATATCCTTGGTCGGGCAGGATTGATTCGGGAAGCTTATGAATTAATTGAGAAAATGCCATTTGATGCCACTACTTCGACTTGGGGGTCACTTCTTGCCTCTTCTAGGAATTATGGGAATGTGGAGTTTGCTGAGATTGCAGCCAAGCATTTATTTGAGATGGAACCTAATAATGCTGGAAACCATGTTTTGCTTTCAAACACGTATGCAGCAAATAAAAAATGGGACGAAGTTGTAAGAGCAAGGAAGCTGCTGAAAGAAAGTGAGGCAATGAAAGACAAGGGCATGAGCTGGATAGAAATCAAAGACAATGTTCACACATTTATCGTTGGAGGGAGAAACCACCCTAGAATTGCTGATATTTATCTAGAGCTCGATAGATTGTTGGATGATATGAAGAAACTGGGGCATCAAACTGAGATCGCTTATGACCTTCATCATGTGGAAGATACTAGAAAGCAAGAACTTTTGAGGCATCATAGTGAGAAGCTAGCTCTTACTTTTGGGCTTATGTGCTTGCCTCCTGGTGTGCCAATCAGAATAATGAAGAATCTAAGGATATGTGGAGATTGCCACACTTTTATGAAGCTTGCTTCAAAAATCACAGGGAGGGAAATAATTGTTCGGGATGTTAACCGGTTTCACCATTTTAAGAGTGGATGTTGTTCTTGTAGGGAGttttggtga